The Leptospira mtsangambouensis sequence GAATGGATCATTGCCGATTGTGCAGTGTTAACTGCTGGTGCTGCCAACGTTCCACGGGGTTCTGATATTACTGATTCGGAAATCGTTTATATTTTAAATCATTCTGAAGCGAAAGTTGTTTTCGTAGAAAATGATAAAGTTTATGAAAAATATAAAAACAACAAATCCCAAGTAAAGTCGGTGAAAACCGTTATCATAATGGACAAAGACACCAAATTGAAGTCAGGTGCTGGAATCCTACATTTTTACGATCTCCTGGAACAAGGGAGAGATATGCGTGCCAAAGGGAAACGGGAAGCCGAAAAACGAATGGCCGGAATCAAACCGGACGATTTGTACACTCTTATTTACACATCAGGAACCACGGGAATGCCAAAAGGTGTGATGCTCATGCATTCCAATATGATTCACCAAATGCATTATGTAGTTCCTCGAGTTGCTAAGGTTTCACCTGACGATCGTATGTTGTCCATCCTTCCAGTATGGCATATCTTTGAACGAGTTGTGGAATACTTTGCCATCATCAATGGTGGATCTACTTACTATACAAAAGTAACCGAACTTCGTAACGACATCCAAAAAGCAAGACCTACCTTTATGGCTTCTGCCCCACGTGTTTGGGAAAGTATATATAACGGGATTTATACTCGTATCAATGATCCAAAACAAACTCCTCCTGTGAGAAGATTATTGTTTAAGGTTGCATACTTTTTTTCCAAACATTACCATGCGGCAATTCGTTTTCTAAAAGGTTGGGAAGTGGATTATGAAGGAAGAAACATCATTCAATCCCTAGCTTTGTCTGTGGTTTCCATCATAAAGCTTTTGTTAACGGGTCCATTTACGGTAACGATCCTTACCATCCTTGCGGCACAGTTTGGATTACCAGAGGAAAGTCCTCTGAAAACTCCATTGTATGTGATTGCTGGATTAGGGGTTTTATTTAATTCCTTTACATTGGATCGCATTGTACTCGCAAAAATTCGCCAAGCAACAGGTGGACATTTACGTGCTACTCTTTCTGGTGGTGGAGCACTCCAAAAACATGTGGATGCTTTCTTTATGGACATTGGGATTACCGTTCTTGAAGGATACGGTATGACAGAAACGGGACCGGTCATTTCTGCACGAACTTTTGATCGTCCCATTATGGGATCTGTGGGTGACATTGTTCCGCTTAGCCAAGTGCAAATTCGCGATGATGCAGGAAATGTCCTTTGCCATATTGACGATAAAAAAAATATCATCTTCGGTAAGTTAGGTGTGAAAGGTGTGGTTCATATCAAAGGACCACAGGTAATGAAAGGCTATTACAAAAATCCAGAAACTACCAAAAAAACCATCGTAGACAATTGGATGAATACCGGTGATATCGGTATGATCAACTTCAAAAAAACACTGACTCTTACAGGTCGTGCGAAGGATACAATCGTTCTACTTGGTGGAGAAAACGTAGAGCCGGTTCCTATCGAAAATAAAATTGATGAATCAACTTACATCAAACAGTCGATGATTGTGGGCCAAGACCAAAAGGTTCTCGGTGCCATCATTGTTCCCGACTTTGATGCACTCATCCCCTGGGCGGAAGAAAATGGAATTTCAGAAAAAAATCCTGAAAAACTAATCACCAATCCAAAGGTTGTCGATTTCTATAAAAAGGAAGTTCGTAATTTTAACAGTGTTAAAACTGGATTCAAAAACTTTGAACAAGTACAGTATGTAACACTCATCACAAAACCATTTGAAGTGGGTGATGAACTTACTAACTTAATGAAGATGAAACGACACGTGATTACAGAAAAATACAAAGACAGAATTTTGGAACTCTACAAAAACAGTTAATATGACTCCTTTTGCAGAGATCTTTCATGGAGAACGCATCTTGGAAATCAAGATGCAATCCAATGAAAAGAATACTTTCGATTTCGAAGCTTTTGTATTATTCGAACAAATCTTAAACAAACACGCAAACAATCCAAATTTGCGTGTTTTACTTTTTACATCCGCACAAACACAGTTTTTTTCCAATGGGATAGAACCCACTCTTATGTATGGAAAAACAGAATCTGATGTTCGAAAATCCGTTGAACAGTTGTTACGAACTGCACAAACATATTTCCAATTTCCAGTTCCCACCATTGCAGTTGTGAATGGACATTGTATGGCAGCGGGAGCAGTGTTTGCATTGTTCTCAGATTACCGGTACATGGTGGACAAAGGGGCAAGGATTGGATTTTCCGAAGCCATCGTTGGCCTTAACTTTCCATCCATTCCTACGATTGTTTTACAAGACTTGGTGGGTGTCAAAGTCACACGTGATCTTTTATTCACCGGAAAACAAATCAAAGGTCCTGAAGCCAAAGAAATCGGGCTTGTGGATGAATTATTCAGTGCTGATTCTTTGTTTGGTGAATCATTAAAATTTGCTGAATCCCTTTCCAAACTCACAAACAATTCCAGCCGTGGGATGAAAACTGCCTTACGCGAACCGTACAGAAAAAAGATGGAATCCTTATTCCAAATTGATGCTGACCTATTCACAAAAGTCATTTTGTCTCCTGATGGACAGGAAGGATTTTTATCATTAATTGAGAAACGTAGACCTAAGTTCAGTACTTGAATTTAGGTCCTCACATTGTCCGATTGTTTCGACATTTTGAGTAAAATTCTGTGTTGGATGTAAGTTTCCTAAGACTAGCCCATTGACTCCGCCGTCACTTTTAAAAGTCTAACGATAAGGAGTCATTTATGGCAGAAAATCATTATTACAACGCAAAAGATCTAGGAAAGTTTGGAGAAATTGGAAGAACTAATCCCGCTCTCGCTGATAAATTTTTCGGATATTACAACGCCGTGATGGCGGAAGGTGCTCTCTCTGAAAGAGAAAAAGCCCTGATTGCTTTGGCAGTTGCTCATGCATTAAAATGCCCGTATTGTATTGATGCCTATACGACCACCTCACTTCAAAAAGGTGCGGATGAAGCACAAATGAACGAAGCCGTTCATGTAGCCGCTGCGATGGCTGCTGGAATCAATTTGGTTCATAGTGTCCAAATGCAAAACAAAATTGATGAACTTTCTTTTTAATTTATGAATGTATCCGAACAACATTCCACCTTACGTTCATTCAGTGGGAAATCATTTCAAGAAACAATTGGGAAAACCATTCCCGCAAGGTCCCTAAAGGTTTTCCAAATCAATCTAGGACGTTGGTGTAACCAGGCCTGTCGGCATTGCCACGTGGATGCTTCTCCCATCCGAACCGAGGTGATGGACCGGGCCACAGTAGATCTTTGTTTGGATTTAATATCCAAAATTCCAGAAATAGAAACGGTTGATATTACCGGTGGTGCTCCCGAAGGAAATCCTAATTTTAAGTACCTAGTCGAAGAGGTTAGTAAGTTAGGAAAACGGGTGATGGATCGTTGTAATTTAACGATTTTAGAAGAGCCTGGTTATGAATGGTTGTATGATTTTTTAGTGGCTCATAAAGTAGAAATTGTCTCCTCTCTTCCTTCTGTTATGGAAAGTACCACTGACAACCAAAGAGGAAAAGGTGTATTTCAAAAGTCTATCACTGCCTTAAAGAAGTTAAATGCACTTGGTTATGGAACTACACTTCCAATCAACTTAGTTTACAATCCCAATGGCCTTTTCTTAAGTTCGGGACAAGTGCAGTTGGAAAAAGAATATAAGGATACTCTTTTCAAAAAATACGGAATTGTTTTTAACCAGCTGTTTTGTATCAATAATCTTCCCATCAATCGATTTCTTTCTTCTTTGGTAAGAGCCGGAAAATTTGAAATGTATATGGAAACTCTAGTCAATGCATACAATCCAGCCACGGTGGCAGGGCTTATGTGTTTGGACCAAATATCAGTAGGATATGATGGTTCTGTTTATGATTGTGACTTCAATCAAATGTTGGATTTGAAATCGAGAGAAGTAAAACATATCAAGGATTTCGATTTGCCAACTTACCTGAGTCGAGAAATCGTAGTAGCAAATCATTGTTACGGATGTACTGCTGGTGCAGGATCTAGTTGTGGTGGGGAGATTGTTTAGATGTCGATTCAAAATGAAAAAGACCTTCAGGGAATTTTAAAAGCAGGAAAGTTTGTGGCAAAGGTTCGTGAACTTTTAAAACTACTTGCTAAACCAGGAGTCTCCACTTTGGAACTAGACAACGTTGCCAAACTGGAATTTGAAAAAGCCGGTGCTTTTTCGGCTCCCAAGTTTGATTACAAATTTCCCGGATTTACCTGTATCAGTACCAATTTTGAAATTGCACATGGAATTCCTAAAAAAGATACCATCTTAAAAAATGGAGATTTAGTCAATATTGACGTTTCTGCAAAACTTGATGGTTATTATGCAGACACAGGAATTTCTTTTGTTGTAGGTAATGCAAACGAAACACTTCATAAGTTGTGTGAAACAGCTATTGAAGGTACGATGAGAGCCACAAAACAAGCGTTTACTGGAAATTATTTGCGAAACATTGGAAGAGAAATTCATTCTACCGCTGTGGAAAACGGATTTACTGTCATTAAAAATTTAGCAGGTCACGGTACAGGAAAAAAGCTTCATGAAGAACCACAGGTGTTGGTTTATGAAGAAAAACGTGACCAAAGAAAATTGGGAAACGGCCTTGTCCTTGCCATCGAATCTTTTATATCTACAGGAAGCCAAACCGCTTACGAAGAAGAAGATGGTTGGACACTCGTGGCAAGTAACCGTCGCGGGGAACTCAGTTATGTGGCACAATGTGAACATACAGTCATTGTCCAAAATGGAAAACCCATCATCGCCACACTTTGACTTTAGAAATCATCGAATCAGGTGCCTCTGAGGAAAATATTAGAGGTGTCATTGTCCTTTGGCCGAGTACTGGCGGTAATGCAAGATCCTTTCGGATTCGTGATGGCGAATTGGAGATATTGGGCCTTAGACTGATCAAGTTCAATCCTCCTTCACATGGAAATTCCAAAGGGAATTATGATCCCAAAACAGCCATACAATTGTTAGATGCCTATTTAACAAAATCTGAATACAAAAACAAAGAATTATATGGGATTGGGCATAGTGGGGGAGGGGCAGCCCTGATGATGTATGCCAAAGAAGTTTCCTTTCGAAAATTATTTTTACTATCTCCCATTTTGGATAGTGTTCTTAGCCTTCGGTATTTGTATGAATCAGGTTCTATCGAAGAGTTTAGTCGTCTCCTTCTTTTGCCTGAACTAGCGGATGATTTGCCTCCCAACAAACAAATCTTAGAGACTCTATCGAACTCAAATTGGTTAGATACGGGAAAGGTAGGCCATCTGAAAGTTCCCATTCAAAACTCTCGAATCCGATTAGATGATTTATCTCTATTTTTAAAGAATCTTTTTTTACCTGGATTTGTGGTAGATCCAACCCTTCTCCAAAAACGAACTAACTACAATATCTTCTTACCAAGAGAGGACAAGTGGTTCCCCAAAGAATACACAACTCGTTTTGCAAAAGAGAACGAACTAAACTGTTTCGAAATTCCAGAAGCTCCCGACCATTTTTTTTCTACTTCCTGGCTTACCGTCTGGAAACAAATCCAAAAGATTGGTTTTTAAAAGAAAGCATTCAGATCCAACCAAGAAATTCATTTAATTCGTTTACAAATGAATTAGAGTCATTTAGAATCTCCACCTGTATCTTCAGAGCTTAAATGATTTGGTTCTGATACAAAAGGAGGATTTGTGGAAACTATTTATCTGACACTCATTGGATTTACACTTTGGACTTTGGGACTTGGTGTCTTTTTGACTACGTATCGAAGTATTTTAGTGTTACTTGGAAAAAAGAAATCGAATGAATTCCCTGCCGGGATCCAACATGGTTCGGATTTTAATTGGAGATTGAACCGTGCCCATCTCAACAGTTTGGAAAACCTTCCCTTATTTATGACAGTGGTTTTTTTAACCTCCAATTTAGGTATGATTGATCATTTTGTGAACCAAGCAGGCCTTGTGATTTTAGGAGCAAGGGTTTTACAATCCCTCACTCATCTAACATCTACTAATGTCCTGGCGGTGAACATTCGGTTTACATTTTATATGATTCAAATTGTAACCTATATTGTTCTTTTGGTCCGTCTTGTTTAGACACCTTCTCGTTTTAAATCTCGGCTCATTAAAGCTTTGACTACTTCTTTCGGATCTTTATCTTCGTATAACATTCGATAGACTTCTTGGGTGATGGCCATTTCCACACCCAGTTTGTCAGAAAGATTTTTTGCAGAAAGTGTGGTTTTGACACCTTCCGCAACTTCGTTCATAGAAGCTAAAATATCTTTTAGTTTTTCACCTTTACCCAAACGAAAGCCAACCGTTCGATTTCTTGATCCTTCCCCACAACAGGTAAGAACCAAATCTCCCATTCCCGATGGCCCAAGGAAGGTCATGGGATCAGCTCCCATTTTGATTCCCATCCTTGTGATCTCGTTTAACCCGCGTGTAATGAGAGCAGCTCTTGTATTTTGGCCAAAACCAAGACCGTCGGCAACACCTGCTGCAATCGCGATGACGTTTTTTAAAGCACCACCCACTTCGACCCCAACCACATCGGGAGTCCAATAAGTTCGGAAGTAAGTAAAACTAAAGATCTCTTGCACTCGTTTGGCGGTGGCTTCATTTTTGGAAGCGATGGAAACAATGGTTGGAACTCGCCTCACCATTTCTTTGGCAAAACTAGGTCCAGAGAGATAAGAAAGCTGCGAATGAAATTGTCCCGGAAGTTCGGATTCAAAAATTTCGGAAACAAGCCGAAGGCTTTCGTTTTCGATCCCTTTGGATGCAGAAACAATGGGCACTTTGGATGGAATATGGTCTTTAATTTCTTTTAAAATCCCCGAAAGGGCGTGGCTTGGGGGAGCCGAAACAATCATATCTTTGTCTTTGACGACATGGATGAGATTGGTATCCGCTTTTAATTTTTCAGGGAGTACCAAATCAGGCATATGTTTGGTATTCATATGTTTTTCGTTGATGGACCTTGCCTGATCCTCACTTCGAGTCCAAAGGGTCACGTCGTAACCCTTGTCCGCTAAAATACTACCTAGTGCAGTGCCAAAACTTCCGGCGCCAATGATACCAATCTTCATGAGTTCAGTATTCTAAATCTGCTTTCCAAAAAGGCAATAGAAAATAAAAATTAAAATATGCTTTTAACGGATCTTCTCCGTTTCAATCCTCTAAATCTCTTTTTACCACCCAAAGTGGTCCCAAAGAGTAATTATAAAGTTACCTTACTTTTAGGTAGCTTACGAAAGGTCATAGCAACTGAGATCATTGCCGAAGATCCTGATTTAGAGAGTTTGGATGTCTCTTCTGCCAAGGGTGAAGTCATATTGACCGGAGTTTACCGAATGGGATGGCTCTGGATTGCCCGTTTTTTGAACGTAGAATCCATTCACTACCGGGTACGTTTGAAACCGGTATCGGTCAAAGACAACAAAGCACGGTTAAAGATTGTTGGGTATCGGGTTTGGGATACGAAACCAAGACGTTTTGACTTTGTTAGGTGGTTTGGTAAGGTAGATCCTTTTCACAAAAAAAAGGTATTTGAATCCATCTTAAATGCTGCCCCTCATATTTTATCAATCACAGGCCTACAATGGGAAATTCTTTTTGATTTGAATTATTTTCTTAATTTAGTTCCTTCCATTGCGGGAAAAATTGATATCCAATACATCATTGGTGACAACAACGAATTGTATATATTTGTAAGATCATCCACCATTCTAAAACCTCTTGTTGATTTTTTTGGACCTGAATATTTAAAGATCGATTATATCGAAGAAGATCGAGACATTCAGATGTTACTATGGGAAAATGAATAAATGAAAATCATTTATCTAACGGATATCCATGATGGACTTCATGGTCTAAAACGAATTCTGCAATCCACTGCTGCAGATTTATATTTGTTTTCCGGAGATATTATATATAAGGCTTTTTTTTCATTTGATCGTATCATCGATTTTTGTGGAGTCCAAGAAGAGTTATATTATTTGTTAACGGAAAGAAAAGATGATTCCACTCCTTTTGATTTTACAACTCATGCCATTCGTTTTCCAGAAAAATATTCTACTGCCATTGTAGAAAAATCACAAAAATATCGTGACTTGTATAAACTTGCTGCCAAAACGATGAAAGAAAAATATGAGATCATCGAAAAGCTAATTATCAAATATGCAAAATCACCTGTTTATTGTTTGCCGGGAAATTATGATTTGGATTTACAGTATACCGAATTATACCAACGCGAAGTTCATAGAAAAAGTTTTGATTTTAATAACTTAAAAGTTTCTGGATATGGCGGCGCACCCATCTGGACTTCTGGAATCCCTGAGAAACTAACGGTTGTTTTCCATGAGTACACAAAGAACGGAAAAAACTATAGTGAACCAGAAGATTTTTTCCGAGAAGAACTCCCCGACATTTGTTGGATTCATAATCCAGCCTATGGTTATTTTGACAATATCCCCGGAGTTGGAAAATGTGGAAGCCAAGGAATTCGTCGTTATTTAGATGATGAATCTCCTTCTCTTGTGGTTTCTGGTCATGTACACGAAGACCAGGGAATCAAAAAAACTAGAAATACTGTTTTTATCAATCCATCTAACTTTGGTGCTGTGGACTCTTTACATGGATTTCAAGAAGGCGGATATTATGCCGAAATTCTTATGGAAGGGAAAAAAGTAGTTCAATCTAATCTTTGCCAATTGCGAGGAGAGGATTGGCATACTTTGATTGAAGTGGATTGTTCAGAAAAAGAATTGAAGTTAATTTCACAAAACCCGATTTCCACAGTGAGTTCCGAAGATTATATCCGAGGCAATTAGATGGTCACCTTTCTAACGATTTGTGGTGTCCTATTTACAGTGGCTTTCTTTCTGTATGCACTGTCAGCCGTTGACAACCAAAGTTTAGACAAAAAAGAAAAGGAACGACTCGCAAAGGAAGGCAACTTACGAGTTGGGGATCCAAGAAAAGTATACGGAAAAGAAAAAGATCCGAATCTTCCCAGGCTTCGCCTATGCCCTGTTTGTGGGACGGTATTAAACAAAAACGAATTTTTATATGCTGCCATTTCTGCTTATACAAACAGTGAAGGGAAAAAACAGGCCCAAATTTACGGATGTAAATACTGTTATTTGATTTTGGATTCCGAAAAGAATACAACGAATTCTTCTGAAACAAGTGACAATGGATTTGGACCTCCTAAACCTACGGATGAACTATGAAACAGGGACTTGATTTATCACAAAGTTTATCTTCGCTAAAAGGAATAGGACCAAAACGAAAGTCAGTTCTTTTAGAACATGGAATCTCAACTTATTTTGAACTGCTTACGTATTTTCCACGTCGTTATTTGGATCGTAACTTTACAAAAGATATTATTTTAAAACAAGGGGATGTGGTCACTCTCCTTGGAACCATCGCTGATAGTTATATTGTTCATGGAAAAAAAAGTAGGTTACTCGTTGGATTTAGAACCCTAAACAATGAACGTATCAATTTGGTTTTTTTTCGTGGTGTGAATTTTTTTCATAAGATCTTTACCGTGGATAGAAAGGTTGTGGTTTCTGGAAAACTAGAATATTTCAAAGGTTATCAGATTCTACATCCTGAATATGAATTTTTATCTGACAAAGATGATCCAGAAGATTCCATCCATGCAGGTCGCATCATTCCTCTTTATCCGTCGACAGAAGCGCTCAAAGAAGAAGGTCTTGATTCTAAGGGGCTACGAAAATTGATGTTTCAAGTTTTGGAAGGAGGAAGTATCGCTGAAAATCTTCCACAGAAACTTGTCAAAAAACGAGAGTTACTTGGTCGTGATAAAGCTTTTCATGAAATCCATTTTCCGGAAACGATGGAAGCCGTACAAATTGCACGGAAAAGATTTGCTTACGAAGAATTTTTTTATTTTCAAAGACTCCTTCTTTATAAACAAAGAGAAAGGCAAAAAGTAAAACGTATGCTTTGGCCACTTCCCAAATCTCCTTCCAGGGAAAATTTGGAAAAAAATCTTCCCTTCGAGTTGACGGAAGACCAAAAAATAGCAGTCAATACGATTTTGTCACAGACAGGTTCCGATTCCCCGGCAGCCTTTTTACTCCAAGGGGATGTGGGCTCTGGAAAAACCATAACAGCCTTACTCATTGGTCTTCATTATATCGATAATCATATCCAAGTGGTTTTTTTAGCACCTACAGAAATTTTGGCACGCCAACATTACCAAACCATTTATAAATTTATGGGAAACATGCCTTTTCTTGGCATTGAACTTCTGCTTGGTGGTGAAAATAAAAAAACACGTTTGGAAAAATTGGCAAGGATCAAAACTGGTGAATCCAATATCATCATAGGAACACATTCCCTACTGCAAGAAGATGTAGTTTTTTCTGACCTTGGGCTTGTTGTGATTGATGAACAACATAAGTTTGGTGTGGACCAAAGAGAAACCATACGTTCCAAAGGAAAAAATCCCGATATTTTGGCAATGACGGCCACACCGATTCCTCGAACTCTTTGCCTAACTTTATATGGTGATTTAACTTTAGTTAATATCAAAACAAAACCCAAAGGCCGTAAACCCATTGACACTCGTTGGTACAAGGAAGATCGAAGGACAGGAGTTTATAATTCGATTCGTAAATATGTTGGTTCAGGTAGACAATGTTATATTGTTTATCCTTTAGTGGAAGAATCGGAAAAGGTAGATTTAGAATCCTGTACAGTCGCTTATGAAAACTTAAGAACAAATGTTTTCCCTGATCTAAAAATTGGTTTGTTACATGGGAAAATGAAAAGTGCCGAAAAAGAATCAGTGATGGAAAAATTCAAATCGGGAGAAATCCAAATCCTTGTCACTACCACTGTGGTAGAAGTGGGGGTTGATGTACCCAATGCAACCATTTTGGTTGTAGAACATGCTGACCGGTTTGGAATCTCCCAATTACACCAGTTACGTGGTCGTGTTGGTCGAAGTGATATCGAAAGTTTTTGTATTTTGATGACGGGTGATTTTATCAGTGATGAAGGAAAAGATCGTTTAGAAGCACTTGTTACTTCCAATGATGGATATTTTTTGGCTGAAAAGGATTTGGCGATCCGGGGGCCGGGAGAACTTCTTGGTGTCAAACAAAGTGGGTTACCTGAATTTAAAATTGCCGATTTAGTGACAGATCGGAGTTTACTCGATGAAGCCAAAGAGGATGCTTCTTCTTTTCCATTGGATGATCCTACTGAACTGACTGAATTGAGTACAAGATTCAGTGAAGGCAAATTTTTATTTGCGAATTAATCCTAAAATTTTTAATGAACTTAACTATGTTGCGAACTAAGTATATTTCCCTTTTGTTTGTTTCTTTCTTTTTGGTCTGCGGAGAAAAACCTGTCAAACCTTCCAAAACAGATTTGTATTTAGGAATTGAAAAAACAGTTTATCTGACAGGTAAGTTTAATTCACCAGGCCCACTAGCACCCGTTATCTTAGAGGAAAATGAAAAAGAACATTTCCTTCGTCCAGAAGTCAAAAAAGCTCTCCATCAAATGGTAAATGATTTTGAAGATTCTAAACCAACTTCTTACAAACAACATATCTTTTTGGTATCTTCGTTTCGCAATTTTAGCCACCAAAAAGGAATTTGGGAATCAAAGTTCACTGGTAAAAAGGCAATGCGTCTTCCCATCAATGGAAAATCGCAAGAAGAGATCATCGGTTTGATTTTGGAATTTTCCAGTGCTCCAGGAACTTCTCGTCATCACTGGGGAACCGATTTTGATATCAATGCATTAGATAATGCTTATTTTGAAGATAAGGGAAAAGGAAAAATCCTTTATGATTGGCTAAAACAAAATGCATCCAAATATGGGTTTTGCCAACCTTACAGTAGTTTATCGACAAGGAACAATAAAGGATACCAAGAAGAAAAATGGCATTGGTCTTATGCTCCTATCTCCAATCAATTAGCAAAAGAATGGATTAAGGGATTCTCTTCAGGTGAGATTCAATTGAACGGAAGTTTTTTAGGGGCTGAAGTTCTTGGAGACCGGGCTTTGGATTATGTTCGTTCCATAAACCCGGATTGTGAAAAAATTCAGAGTCCTTCTTTATAAGTTTTTATAAAGATTCCACATACTAGAAAGCAGAGTTTTAGCATCGCTGTGTTCTGGTTTCCAATTGAGGAGTTCTCTTGCTTTTGCAGAAGATGCTAAAAGTTTTGCAGGGTCTCCTGCTCGCCTAGGGCCTGTTTTGTGAGAAATGGTTTTTCCTACTACTTTTTCCGAAAGGTCAGCCATTTCTTTCACCGAATATCCAGATTCCGAACCTAAATTAACCGTTAAACTTTCGTTTTTCGACATGATGTAGTTTAGTGCCAAAACATGGGCCTTTGCTAAATCAGAAACATGGATGTAGTCACGAACACAGGTTCCATCCTCAGTATCATAATCGGTTCCAAAAATTTCATAACCGTT is a genomic window containing:
- the recG gene encoding ATP-dependent DNA helicase RecG: MKQGLDLSQSLSSLKGIGPKRKSVLLEHGISTYFELLTYFPRRYLDRNFTKDIILKQGDVVTLLGTIADSYIVHGKKSRLLVGFRTLNNERINLVFFRGVNFFHKIFTVDRKVVVSGKLEYFKGYQILHPEYEFLSDKDDPEDSIHAGRIIPLYPSTEALKEEGLDSKGLRKLMFQVLEGGSIAENLPQKLVKKRELLGRDKAFHEIHFPETMEAVQIARKRFAYEEFFYFQRLLLYKQRERQKVKRMLWPLPKSPSRENLEKNLPFELTEDQKIAVNTILSQTGSDSPAAFLLQGDVGSGKTITALLIGLHYIDNHIQVVFLAPTEILARQHYQTIYKFMGNMPFLGIELLLGGENKKTRLEKLARIKTGESNIIIGTHSLLQEDVVFSDLGLVVIDEQHKFGVDQRETIRSKGKNPDILAMTATPIPRTLCLTLYGDLTLVNIKTKPKGRKPIDTRWYKEDRRTGVYNSIRKYVGSGRQCYIVYPLVEESEKVDLESCTVAYENLRTNVFPDLKIGLLHGKMKSAEKESVMEKFKSGEIQILVTTTVVEVGVDVPNATILVVEHADRFGISQLHQLRGRVGRSDIESFCILMTGDFISDEGKDRLEALVTSNDGYFLAEKDLAIRGPGELLGVKQSGLPEFKIADLVTDRSLLDEAKEDASSFPLDDPTELTELSTRFSEGKFLFAN
- a CDS encoding M15 family metallopeptidase gives rise to the protein MLRTKYISLLFVSFFLVCGEKPVKPSKTDLYLGIEKTVYLTGKFNSPGPLAPVILEENEKEHFLRPEVKKALHQMVNDFEDSKPTSYKQHIFLVSSFRNFSHQKGIWESKFTGKKAMRLPINGKSQEEIIGLILEFSSAPGTSRHHWGTDFDINALDNAYFEDKGKGKILYDWLKQNASKYGFCQPYSSLSTRNNKGYQEEKWHWSYAPISNQLAKEWIKGFSSGEIQLNGSFLGAEVLGDRALDYVRSINPDCEKIQSPSL